One segment of Candidatus Bathyarchaeota archaeon DNA contains the following:
- a CDS encoding radical SAM protein, which yields MIIKEVNAKTILSKSKVRDYTINAYVGCEHGCTYCYAHFMKRYTGHKEPWGEFVDAKINSPELLEREIKSKSIGNVWISGVCDPYQPIESNYMLTRKCLEILKKHQWPVTIQTKSPLVLRDIDILEGFKELEVIMTVTTSDDTIRDVFEPNAPPIEERLEAIEKLCLSGIRTYAMIAPMLPKAESLVTKLPDKVDYVIIDKMNYHYADWVYKKHNLQYGMSEEFFNQRKADLVDSLNKNGFSCQILF from the coding sequence TTGATTATAAAAGAAGTCAATGCTAAGACAATTCTGTCCAAATCAAAAGTAAGGGATTATACTATCAACGCATATGTAGGCTGTGAACATGGATGCACATACTGCTATGCACATTTTATGAAAAGATATACTGGTCATAAGGAGCCATGGGGTGAATTTGTAGATGCCAAAATTAATTCCCCCGAATTATTGGAACGTGAAATCAAAAGTAAATCTATCGGAAATGTTTGGATAAGTGGAGTTTGTGATCCATACCAACCAATCGAAAGCAATTATATGCTTACAAGAAAATGTCTTGAAATTCTGAAAAAACATCAATGGCCTGTTACAATTCAGACAAAATCCCCACTTGTATTGCGTGATATTGACATTTTAGAAGGCTTTAAAGAGCTTGAGGTTATTATGACCGTGACCACATCTGACGATACTATTAGAGATGTTTTTGAACCAAATGCTCCACCCATCGAGGAACGATTAGAAGCGATAGAGAAGCTTTGTCTTTCAGGTATACGGACTTATGCAATGATAGCGCCAATGCTACCAAAAGCAGAAAGCTTAGTAACAAAATTGCCTGATAAAGTCGATTATGTAATAATCGATAAGATGAATTACCATTATGCTGACTGGGTATATAAAAAGCATAATCTGCAATATGGAATGAGTGAAGAATTTTTTAATCAACGAAAAGCAGATCTTGTTGACAGTCTTAACAAAAATGGGTTCTCTTGTCAAATATTATTTTAA
- a CDS encoding VIT1/CCC1 transporter family protein — protein MLNEEVKKKILDSQKNEVIEYHIYNKLSNSVKDTHNKKILKLISKDELDHYYFWKKITKEDVTPNKLKAWMYILIARIFGITFGIKLMERGEEQAQITYKEISKSVPKAKAIVEDEDEHEKKLIGMIDEDRLKYVGSMVRGLSDALVELTGALAGFTFALQNRSLIVMIGLITGIAACLSMTASEYLATKSEESDLNPIKASLYTSIAYFLTVILLISPYIIFSNVFLSLGVTIFNAIMIIFVFSFYISIAKDISLKSRFSEMVLISLGIAALTFCIGILARTYLHIEV, from the coding sequence GTGTTAAACGAAGAGGTAAAGAAAAAGATATTAGATTCTCAAAAGAATGAGGTCATAGAATATCATATTTACAATAAGCTTTCCAATTCAGTAAAAGATACCCATAATAAGAAAATTTTGAAATTGATTTCAAAGGATGAATTGGATCATTATTATTTTTGGAAAAAGATTACTAAAGAAGATGTCACACCAAATAAATTGAAGGCATGGATGTACATACTAATTGCAAGGATATTTGGGATAACTTTCGGTATCAAATTAATGGAAAGAGGGGAAGAGCAAGCTCAGATTACATATAAAGAGATCTCTAAATCTGTGCCTAAGGCCAAGGCTATCGTAGAAGATGAAGATGAGCATGAAAAAAAGCTCATAGGTATGATTGATGAAGATAGGCTCAAATATGTTGGGTCTATGGTAAGGGGATTGAGTGATGCATTAGTGGAACTCACAGGTGCACTTGCGGGATTTACATTTGCCTTACAAAACAGAAGTTTGATTGTAATGATAGGCTTGATTACTGGAATTGCTGCGTGCTTATCTATGACTGCATCAGAGTATCTTGCTACAAAATCAGAAGAAAGCGATTTGAATCCGATTAAGGCATCGCTTTACACCAGTATTGCCTATTTTCTTACCGTTATCCTTTTGATCTCTCCTTATATCATCTTCTCAAACGTCTTTCTATCATTGGGTGTTACGATATTCAATGCGATAATGATAATTTTCGTCTTCTCTTTCTATATCTCAATTGCCAAGGATATTTCTCTAAAGTCAAGATTTTCTGAGATGGTATTGATCAGCTTAGGGATAGCAGCATTAACTTTCTGCATAGGAATTCTAGCCAGGACATACTTACATATAGAGGTATGA